One genomic segment of Lampris incognitus isolate fLamInc1 chromosome 2, fLamInc1.hap2, whole genome shotgun sequence includes these proteins:
- the LOC130107386 gene encoding vitamin D3 receptor B: MESTAVSTSTLAPDEFDRNVPRICGVCGDKATGFHFNAMTCEGCKGFFRRSMKRKATFTCPFNGSCTITKDNRRHCQACRLKRCVDIGMMKEFILTDEEVQRKKDLIQRRKEEEAQREAQREARRPRLTEEQSQVIATLVEAHHKTYDDSYSDFTRFRPPVRDGPVTRSASRAASLHSLSDASSDSFSHSPESVDTKMNFNNLMMMYQEQGGSPDSSEEEGSRLSMLPHLADLVSYSIQKVIGFAKMIPGFRELTAEDQIALLKSSAIEVIMLRSNQSFNLEDMSWSCGAPDFKYQISDVTKAGHTLELLEPLVKFQVGLKKLNLHEEEHVLLMAICLLSPDRPGVQDHARIEALQDRLSETLQAYIRLHHPGGRLLYAKMIQKLADLRSLNEEHSKQYRSLSFQPEHSMQLTPLVLEVFGSEVS, from the exons ATGGAGTCCACGGCTGTGAGTACTTCCACTCTGGCCCCTGATGAGTTTGACAGGAACGTGCCTCGGATTTGTGGCGTTTGTGGTGACAAAGCAACCGGCTTCCACTTCAATGCAATGACCTGTGAGGGCTGCAAGGGCTTTTTCAG GCGCAGTATGAAGCGCAAGGCCACCTTCACCTGCCCCTTCAATGGGAGCTGCACCATCACCAAGGACAACAGGCGTCACTGCCAGGCATGCAGGCTGAAACGCTGCGTGGACATTGGCATGATGAAGgagt TCATACTGACAGATGAGGAAgtacagaggaagaaagaccTGATCCAGCGGCGGAAGGAAGAGGAGGCACAGCGCGAAGCCCAGAGGGAGGCCCGCCGCCCCCGACTCACTGAAGAGCAGAGTCAGGTCATCGCAACGCTTGTGGAAGCCCACCACAAAACCTATGACGACTCCTACTCTGACTTCACTCGTTTCAGG CCTCCGGTGCGCGATGGCCCAGTGACGCGCAGCGCAAGCAGAGCCGCCTCCCTCCATTCTCTGTCTGACGCCTCCTCCGACTCCTTTAGTCACTCGCCAG aGTCAGTAGACACCAAAATGAACTTCAATAACCTGATGATGATGTACCAGGAGCAGGGTGGCAGCCCAGATTCCAGTGAGGAGGAGGGCTCCCGTCTCTCCATGCTGCCCCACCTGGCTGATTTGGTCTCTTATAGTATTCAGAAAGTCATTGGCTTTGCCAAGATGATTCCTGGGTTCAG GGAGCTGACCGCAGAGGATCAGATTGCCCTGCTCAAGTCCAGTGCCATTGAGGTGATAATGCTGCGCTCAAATCAGAGCTTCAACCTGGAGGACATGTCCTGGAGCTGTGGTGCACCCGACTTTAAATACCAGATCAGTGATGTCACCAAAG CGGGTCATACTCTGGAGCTGCTGGAGCCTCTGGTGAAGTTTCAGGTGGGCCTAAAGAAGCTCAACCTCCACGAGGAGGAACATGTGCTGCTCATGGCCATCTGCCTGCTTTCTCCAG ACCGCCCAGGGGTGCAGGACCATGCTCGCATTGAAGCCCTTCAAGACCGGCTTTCGGAGACCCTGCAGGCCTACATCCGGTTGCACCACCCGGGTGGACGGTTGCTCTATGCCAAGATGATCCAGAAGCTTGCCGACCTGCGCAGCCTGAACGAGGAGCACTCCAAGCAGTACCGCTCACTCTCTTTCCAGCCAGAGCACAGCATGCAGCTCACCCCGCTGGTACTGGAGGTGTTTGGCAGTGAAGTCTCCTAA